A part of Halodesulfovibrio marinisediminis DSM 17456 genomic DNA contains:
- a CDS encoding ATP-binding protein produces the protein MHEILVISGKGGAGKTTVTGAFAHLSDNAILCDLDVDAPDFHLISQPDKYQEHEFWSGYEASIRQDECMHCGDCRERCRFDAIKLEDGTYTVDPMKCEGCKVCVTLCPGEAIDFNIKKCGEWYRSKTRFGHLVHAQLYPGEENSGRLVALLKDEARKTAKELDLDILLADGAPGIGCPVISSLSGTDLAVFVTEPTPSGLHDLERVAALCDHFRVKGCVVINKYDLNTDMTAQIEAFCNQQGYPVVGRVPHTNAVTAAMVDRKSVTEFDSTMYADFAGIWNNVLSQL, from the coding sequence ATGCATGAGATTCTCGTAATCAGCGGTAAGGGCGGAGCCGGTAAAACAACTGTTACTGGTGCGTTTGCCCACCTTTCAGATAATGCAATACTTTGCGATCTGGATGTAGATGCGCCGGATTTCCATCTTATCAGTCAGCCTGATAAGTATCAGGAGCATGAATTCTGGTCAGGGTATGAAGCATCTATCCGTCAGGATGAGTGTATGCATTGCGGTGATTGTCGGGAACGATGCCGTTTTGATGCAATTAAGCTTGAAGATGGAACGTACACAGTAGACCCGATGAAATGCGAAGGCTGCAAAGTTTGCGTTACATTGTGTCCGGGTGAAGCTATCGATTTTAACATTAAAAAATGCGGCGAATGGTACAGGTCAAAAACTCGCTTCGGGCATCTTGTTCATGCCCAGCTGTATCCAGGGGAAGAAAACTCCGGCAGGCTGGTTGCTTTGCTGAAAGATGAAGCCCGTAAGACAGCAAAAGAGCTTGATCTTGATATCTTGCTTGCAGACGGTGCACCGGGTATCGGGTGCCCCGTAATCAGCTCTCTTTCCGGAACTGACCTTGCCGTATTTGTAACAGAGCCGACCCCTTCCGGCTTGCATGATTTAGAACGTGTTGCTGCATTATGTGACCACTTCCGAGTAAAGGGATGTGTAGTCATTAATAAATATGATTTGAATACCGACATGACAGCGCAAATTGAAGCATTCTGTAACCAGCAGGGATATCCGGTTGTCGGAAGAGTCCCTCATACCAATGCTGTTACTGCAGCAATGGTGGATCGTAAGTCTGTTACGGAATTTGATTCAACCATGTACGCTGATTTTGCCGGTATTTGGAACAATGTACTCTCACAGCTGTAA